In Planctomycetaceae bacterium, a genomic segment contains:
- a CDS encoding PspA/IM30 family protein: protein MIVGKIWSAFKAQMNKLANFFWTADPIAQMQYEYDQAVEQLKGGKDGLAQYRALVERVSQQVANDKRHVAKLEGQVKAYLQAGDRQTAAKFALEMQKAKDQLAENISQLEMHEKAYENNLLKIKNATKKVGEIKEKMHKYDAELKMSRAEAELSEIAGSFNFDVTTDLGQIENVLQDQINKNRAKARVASDLSEQGIEQIERETAAEAAMAEDALKQFELELGMISPQTVNIGQEEKDLGPSQKTTELN, encoded by the coding sequence ATGATCGTTGGAAAGATCTGGAGTGCCTTCAAGGCTCAGATGAACAAACTGGCCAACTTCTTCTGGACTGCCGATCCCATAGCGCAGATGCAATATGAATACGATCAGGCTGTTGAGCAACTGAAAGGTGGAAAAGACGGACTCGCTCAGTATCGAGCCCTCGTGGAACGCGTCAGCCAGCAGGTTGCCAATGACAAACGCCACGTGGCTAAACTTGAAGGCCAGGTGAAAGCGTACCTGCAGGCGGGTGACCGACAAACGGCAGCAAAGTTTGCGCTGGAGATGCAGAAGGCAAAAGACCAGCTCGCAGAAAACATTTCCCAGCTGGAAATGCACGAGAAAGCTTACGAAAACAACCTGCTGAAAATTAAGAATGCCACGAAGAAAGTCGGCGAGATCAAAGAGAAGATGCACAAGTACGATGCGGAATTGAAGATGAGCCGGGCGGAAGCAGAGCTGTCCGAAATTGCAGGCTCCTTCAACTTCGATGTCACGACGGATCTGGGACAAATTGAAAACGTACTGCAGGACCAAATCAACAAGAACAGGGCAAAGGCTCGTGTCGCCTCCGACCTGTCGGAACAAGGCATCGAACAAATCGAGCGAGAAACCGCTGCGGAAGCTGCCATGGCTGAGGATGCCCTGAAACAGTTCGAACTGGAACTCGGCATGATTTCACCACAGACCGTTAATATCGGACAGGAGGAAAAAGACCTGGGACCTTCGCAGAAGACAACGGAGCTCAACTAA